From one Lysinibacillus sp. G4S2 genomic stretch:
- the recQ gene encoding DNA helicase RecQ, protein MEQARQMLQHHFGYDSFRNGQAPIIEQTLRGQSSLCVMPTGGGKSICYQIPALMLDGLTVVISPLISLMQDQVEALRAANIPAAYINSTLSVQEVNETMQLASAGYLKLLYIAPERLESVTFLQVLSNLSVPLIAVDEAHCISQWGHDFRPSYRAIQKLFTLWPQKPTVLALTATATPAVCEDIRQLLDIDEQSTVITGFSRDNLAFSVLIGENKERYIKNYLVKNKNEAGIIYAATRKAVDAIYELLSRLGESVAKYHAGLPEDMRTLEQERFLKDEARIMVATNAFGMGIDKSNVRFVIHYQMPRNMESYYQEAGRAGRDGLPSACILLYASGDVQTQRFLIEQMQDEARIKQELAKLQTMVDYCHTEGCLQNAILTYFGEVAGAPCSRCSNCNDGREVKDVTVDAQKVLACVVRMGQKFGKTMVAQVLIGSKNQKMTEFGFVRLSTYGILKGQYSSKDVSSFIEFLIAESLLAVKHGTFPTIYVSEEGKEVLMGNRTVMRKEAVTVRKIVDNDPLFEHLRLLRKEIADEEKVPPFVVFSDKTLRDLCDKKPMELEGLRHISGIGEVKFEKYGKRFFDALHSFLETV, encoded by the coding sequence ATGGAGCAAGCAAGACAAATGCTACAACATCATTTTGGCTATGATTCATTTCGCAATGGACAAGCACCAATAATAGAACAAACATTACGAGGTCAATCAAGTCTTTGTGTGATGCCAACTGGCGGAGGTAAATCAATTTGCTATCAAATTCCGGCACTGATGCTAGATGGTCTTACAGTCGTCATATCGCCTTTAATTTCTCTAATGCAAGATCAAGTAGAAGCATTACGTGCCGCCAACATTCCGGCCGCGTATATAAATAGCACTTTATCCGTGCAAGAAGTGAATGAAACGATGCAACTTGCGAGTGCAGGATATTTAAAGTTACTTTATATAGCGCCAGAACGATTAGAGAGTGTAACGTTTTTACAAGTATTATCAAATTTATCTGTACCATTAATTGCTGTAGATGAAGCCCACTGTATATCCCAGTGGGGGCATGATTTTAGACCAAGCTACCGAGCGATCCAAAAATTATTTACATTATGGCCCCAAAAGCCAACTGTCCTAGCACTAACGGCAACTGCTACACCAGCTGTTTGTGAAGATATTAGACAATTATTAGATATTGACGAGCAATCTACTGTAATTACCGGCTTTTCGCGTGATAATTTAGCTTTTTCCGTGTTAATTGGTGAAAACAAAGAACGCTACATTAAAAACTATTTAGTGAAAAATAAAAATGAAGCGGGCATTATTTACGCAGCTACTCGAAAAGCAGTAGATGCCATCTATGAGCTTTTAAGTCGTTTGGGAGAATCTGTTGCTAAATATCATGCGGGACTACCAGAGGATATGCGTACATTAGAACAGGAGCGCTTTTTAAAAGACGAGGCGCGCATTATGGTAGCAACCAATGCATTTGGAATGGGAATTGATAAGAGTAATGTACGTTTTGTCATTCATTATCAAATGCCGCGCAATATGGAGAGCTATTATCAGGAAGCAGGCCGTGCAGGACGTGATGGCTTACCGAGTGCTTGTATTTTGCTGTATGCGTCAGGCGATGTCCAAACACAACGCTTTTTAATTGAACAGATGCAGGATGAAGCCCGCATTAAGCAGGAACTAGCGAAGCTGCAAACGATGGTCGATTATTGTCATACAGAAGGCTGTCTACAAAATGCGATCTTAACGTATTTTGGCGAGGTAGCAGGGGCGCCTTGTAGTCGTTGTAGTAATTGTAATGATGGACGAGAAGTCAAAGATGTGACAGTAGATGCACAAAAGGTGTTAGCCTGTGTCGTGAGGATGGGGCAAAAATTTGGCAAGACAATGGTAGCTCAGGTGCTAATTGGCTCCAAAAATCAAAAAATGACGGAGTTTGGCTTCGTAAGGCTATCTACCTATGGCATTTTAAAAGGTCAATATTCCTCGAAGGATGTCTCAAGCTTTATTGAATTTTTAATTGCTGAGAGCTTACTTGCCGTTAAGCACGGCACGTTTCCGACTATTTACGTTTCAGAGGAAGGCAAAGAAGTTCTTATGGGCAATCGAACGGTTATGCGAAAAGAAGCTGTTACTGTACGTAAGATTGTAGACAATGATCCGTTATTTGAGCATTTACGATTATTGCGTAAAGAAATTGCTGATGAAGAAAAGGTACCACCATTTGTTGTGTTCTCTGATAAAACATTACGTGATTTATGCGATAAAAAACCAATGGAGCTTGAAGGATTGCGACATATTAGTGGGATTGGCGAAGTAAAATTCGAAAAATATGGTAAGCGTTTTTTCGATGCCCTTCATTCTTTTTTAGAAACAGTTTAA
- a CDS encoding VOC family protein produces the protein MIKGFGGIFWRTNNLDVIKKWYSEVLKLEIDNWNGTMIKPELGNETVFSFFNENDSYFPIEQQVMLNFQVHDIDETIKHLEHIGVPLEKEKEISEFGKFIWIKDPEGRLIELWEK, from the coding sequence ATGATAAAAGGTTTCGGGGGGATATTTTGGAGAACTAACAATCTTGATGTTATCAAAAAATGGTACAGTGAAGTGTTGAAGTTGGAAATAGACAATTGGAATGGAACTATGATTAAACCCGAATTAGGAAATGAGACGGTCTTTTCATTCTTTAACGAAAATGACAGTTATTTTCCAATAGAACAACAAGTAATGTTAAATTTCCAAGTACATGATATAGACGAAACTATTAAGCATCTCGAACATATTGGTGTTCCTCTTGAGAAGGAAAAAGAAATAAGTGAATTTGGAAAGTTTATTTGGATTAAAGATCCTGAAGGTCGACTAATCGAGCTTTGGGAGAAATAA
- the msrA gene encoding peptide-methionine (S)-S-oxide reductase MsrA: protein MIEKATFAGGCFWCMVKPFAEWDGIHTVTSGYMGGHIENPTYEDVKKGTSGHLEVVEIEFDSSVFSYEQLLDIYWMQIDPTDAYGQFHDRGESYTTAIFTYSEEQKRIAEASKEKLEKSGRFNKPIVTTIRDAKHFYPAEDYHQDYYKKESEHYEKDRALSGRDQFITEHWEK from the coding sequence ATGATTGAGAAAGCTACGTTTGCTGGCGGTTGTTTTTGGTGTATGGTAAAGCCATTTGCTGAATGGGATGGTATACATACCGTTACTTCGGGCTATATGGGCGGCCATATAGAAAATCCTACTTATGAGGATGTTAAAAAAGGTACTTCGGGCCATTTAGAAGTAGTCGAAATTGAATTCGATTCTAGCGTTTTTAGTTATGAACAGCTTCTTGATATTTACTGGATGCAAATCGACCCAACGGATGCCTATGGTCAATTCCATGACCGTGGTGAATCATACACGACAGCAATTTTCACCTATTCAGAAGAGCAAAAGCGCATTGCCGAAGCATCTAAGGAAAAACTAGAAAAAAGTGGTCGCTTTAATAAACCTATTGTAACCACAATTCGCGATGCTAAGCACTTCTATCCTGCAGAAGATTATCATCAGGACTATTACAAAAAAGAGTCGGAACATTATGAGAAGGACCGTGCGCTTTCAGGTCGAGATCAGTTCATCACTGAGCATTGGGAAAAATAG
- a CDS encoding LCP family protein has product MEEQDYSRRSQRPKKRRLRKGRALITLLLLCVIVIVGYAVKQYRSGLEMANDTKVAQEDFSGDTVKGDVENYLLLGIDTRGEEKSRTDTMMVLSWNKKTNDVKLVSFMRDIYANIPGYQSYKLNTAYYLGGVQLLKDTISNMFGLPIHHYAIIDFKNFESLVDILAPNGVKIDVEKDMSEKIGVSLKQGEQYLNGKELLGYARFRHDAEGDFGRVARQQKVIEALKNEVLAPQNILNLPKFVGAAQGYVTTDFSSKEEVQQVLKMVSKGKVNLEKATIPIEGSYSFKYFSHAGDSIVIDVEKNKEFLRKFLGISLE; this is encoded by the coding sequence ATGGAAGAGCAAGATTATTCAAGACGCTCACAACGTCCCAAAAAACGTAGATTGCGAAAAGGGAGAGCATTGATCACATTGTTATTACTCTGTGTCATAGTTATTGTGGGCTATGCTGTTAAGCAATATCGAAGTGGGCTAGAAATGGCAAACGATACAAAGGTAGCTCAGGAGGATTTCAGCGGCGATACAGTAAAAGGCGATGTTGAAAACTATTTATTATTAGGAATCGATACTCGTGGTGAAGAAAAATCACGAACAGATACAATGATGGTATTATCTTGGAATAAGAAAACAAATGATGTCAAACTCGTATCATTTATGCGAGATATTTATGCGAATATTCCAGGTTATCAATCCTATAAGCTGAATACGGCTTACTATTTAGGCGGTGTTCAATTATTAAAGGATACGATTAGCAATATGTTTGGCCTTCCGATTCATCATTATGCTATTATCGATTTTAAAAATTTTGAATCACTTGTCGATATTTTAGCGCCAAATGGAGTAAAAATCGATGTAGAGAAGGATATGTCTGAAAAAATTGGCGTTTCATTAAAGCAAGGTGAGCAATACTTAAATGGTAAAGAATTACTTGGCTATGCCCGTTTCCGCCACGATGCTGAAGGTGATTTTGGTCGTGTCGCACGTCAACAAAAAGTTATCGAAGCCTTAAAGAATGAAGTATTAGCGCCTCAAAATATATTGAATTTACCAAAATTCGTAGGTGCAGCACAAGGCTATGTAACAACGGACTTTTCATCTAAAGAAGAGGTTCAGCAAGTGCTTAAAATGGTGTCAAAAGGTAAAGTCAACTTAGAAAAAGCAACGATTCCAATCGAAGGTAGCTATAGTTTCAAATACTTTAGTCATGCTGGCGATTCAATTGTAATTGATGTAGAGAAAAATAAAGAATTTTTACGTAAATTTTTAGGTATTTCATTGGAGTGA
- a CDS encoding AI-2E family transporter, with amino-acid sequence MEKERPRERSNFFSTKFIRFLGGKNLFFTLIILLLLACVIFMFQKVSFIFTPLKVLFQVVILPGVLASIAYYLLRPLLGLLERWRIPRIWGILLLYIGAIGILTLLVLLVYPFLRDQFTNLAKEFPEYFMALTQNTVDYLNNSRITEYLDKMNFNYNEVVNNFTTDMVKTVKDTATNLAQGVATGITGFVSTLTGIVLSLVTVPFILFYLLKDGEKLPNFILKMCPPRMRKEVHEIFHDMDKQISSYIQGQILVSMCIGSMVTIGFLIIGMKYALLLGFLAMITSVVPYLGPVIAITPAVIIALVTSPFMLIKLAIVWTVVQLIEGKFISPQIMGKSLSIHPITIIFVLLTAGSLFGVPGVILGIPGYAIFKVLVTHLFKLFKQRYNRYEDEELQKYEV; translated from the coding sequence ATGGAAAAAGAAAGACCAAGAGAGCGTTCGAATTTCTTTTCAACAAAGTTTATTCGCTTTTTAGGTGGTAAAAATTTATTTTTTACACTAATTATTTTATTATTACTGGCATGCGTTATTTTTATGTTCCAAAAAGTTTCCTTTATATTTACCCCGCTAAAGGTTTTATTTCAGGTAGTAATTCTACCAGGGGTACTAGCCAGTATCGCGTATTATTTATTACGCCCATTATTAGGGCTTTTAGAGAGGTGGCGTATCCCAAGAATTTGGGGTATTTTACTTCTGTATATCGGTGCAATTGGCATATTAACTTTATTAGTATTACTTGTCTATCCGTTTTTGCGAGACCAGTTTACTAATTTAGCAAAGGAATTCCCAGAGTATTTTATGGCGTTAACGCAAAATACTGTGGATTACCTCAATAATTCACGCATCACTGAGTACTTAGATAAAATGAATTTTAACTATAATGAAGTAGTGAATAACTTTACTACGGATATGGTGAAAACGGTAAAAGATACAGCTACAAACTTAGCACAAGGCGTGGCAACTGGTATTACTGGCTTCGTTTCAACCTTAACAGGAATTGTCCTATCATTAGTGACAGTACCATTTATTTTATTTTACTTACTTAAAGATGGTGAAAAACTACCGAACTTTATTTTAAAAATGTGCCCGCCACGTATGCGTAAAGAAGTACATGAAATTTTCCACGACATGGACAAGCAAATTAGTTCATACATACAGGGGCAAATTTTAGTATCCATGTGCATCGGTTCAATGGTGACAATCGGTTTTTTAATTATCGGTATGAAATATGCCTTATTGCTTGGATTCCTTGCTATGATCACGAGTGTGGTTCCATACTTAGGACCAGTCATTGCGATTACACCAGCTGTTATTATCGCTCTTGTAACATCGCCGTTCATGCTAATTAAGCTAGCGATTGTTTGGACAGTCGTACAGCTGATTGAAGGGAAATTCATTTCTCCTCAAATTATGGGTAAATCGCTTAGTATCCATCCAATTACAATTATTTTCGTGTTATTAACGGCAGGTTCTTTATTTGGCGTACCAGGTGTTATTTTAGGGATTCCAGGCTATGCGATCTTTAAAGTACTTGTGACACATTTATTTAAGCTATTCAAACAACGTTATAATCGTTATGAAGATGAGGAACTACAAAAATATGAGGTGTAA
- a CDS encoding alpha/beta hydrolase, translating to MLLINQEWQAYTSELRYYDVCEAIKNISVPSLILCGKYDVQCPIEFSEELHNLLPNSSLLIFENSNHFPFIEEHEKFTEALHTFTNQLTSNTSTQEKMTQ from the coding sequence TTGCTATTAATAAATCAAGAATGGCAGGCTTACACATCTGAATTACGTTATTATGATGTCTGTGAAGCTATAAAAAACATCTCTGTTCCTTCTTTAATCTTATGTGGAAAATATGATGTTCAATGTCCTATTGAATTTTCTGAAGAACTACATAACCTGTTGCCTAATTCAAGCCTTCTAATATTTGAAAATAGTAACCACTTCCCTTTTATTGAAGAGCATGAAAAATTTACAGAAGCACTACATACTTTTACAAATCAACTAACTTCAAACACTTCTACCCAAGAAAAAATGACACAGTGA
- a CDS encoding alpha/beta fold hydrolase has protein sequence MLREIIKTERGEFEVFIGGKGTDPICIAHLYQEFLSGKEPYSAAIGEYYKVILVNLKNTGSSTKIKSKKDLSMEETVKDLESIRTKLNYSNWAFAGHSTGGFLGLTYLSMYPDKLSEIILCGTAASNKINRSKNNLFNVENGKYKKDMIKIFFKMLPFMSKKSKESAAKKFFELCIHSKEKVDEYYKEMQFVAINKSRMAGLHI, from the coding sequence TTGCTAAGAGAAATAATTAAAACAGAGCGTGGAGAATTTGAAGTATTTATTGGTGGAAAAGGCACAGATCCTATTTGTATAGCACATTTATACCAAGAATTTTTATCTGGTAAAGAGCCATATTCCGCTGCAATTGGAGAATATTATAAAGTAATATTAGTAAATTTAAAAAATACAGGGTCTTCCACTAAAATTAAATCAAAAAAAGACTTAAGCATGGAAGAAACTGTGAAAGATTTAGAAAGTATTCGAACGAAACTTAATTATTCTAATTGGGCTTTTGCTGGACACTCAACAGGAGGTTTTTTAGGTTTAACTTATCTTTCTATGTATCCAGACAAACTTTCTGAAATTATTTTATGTGGTACAGCAGCATCAAATAAAATAAACCGCTCTAAAAACAATTTATTCAATGTGGAAAACGGAAAATACAAAAAAGATATGATAAAAATCTTCTTTAAAATGTTACCTTTTATGAGTAAGAAAAGTAAAGAATCTGCAGCAAAAAAATTCTTCGAGTTATGTATTCATTCTAAAGAAAAAGTAGATGAATACTACAAAGAAATGCAATTTGTTGCTATTAATAAATCAAGAATGGCAGGCTTACACATCTGA
- a CDS encoding NUDIX hydrolase — protein MGYIKDLRKVVGSRPLIMCGACVLVINNLQQVLLQHRIDNGCWGLIGGSMELGETLEQVAHRELFEETGLTAKNLTFIKTYSGQDFYYQYPHGDEVYNVVTAFECKEYSGLLSHDRDEATMLQFFPLDDLPKNISPPDKPILDDYIVSNSKNPSNN, from the coding sequence ATGGGATATATCAAGGATTTGCGTAAAGTAGTTGGTAGTAGACCATTAATTATGTGCGGTGCTTGTGTATTAGTCATTAATAATCTTCAACAAGTTTTACTGCAGCACCGAATAGATAACGGGTGCTGGGGATTGATTGGAGGTTCAATGGAGCTAGGTGAGACTTTGGAGCAAGTAGCTCATCGAGAATTATTTGAGGAAACGGGGCTTACGGCTAAAAATCTTACTTTTATCAAAACTTATTCGGGACAGGATTTTTATTATCAATATCCTCATGGTGATGAAGTATATAATGTAGTTACAGCTTTTGAATGTAAAGAATATAGTGGCTTACTCAGTCATGATCGTGACGAGGCAACAATGCTTCAATTTTTCCCTTTAGATGATTTACCAAAAAATATTAGTCCACCCGATAAACCGATACTTGATGATTACATAGTAAGCAATAGCAAAAACCCTTCCAACAATTAA
- a CDS encoding aminotransferase class I/II-fold pyridoxal phosphate-dependent enzyme translates to MKIVPSKKMSLFTPAIFGDLKKHAKQQEAKGMTMIDLSLGSPDLPPHAKIREHLSYRAGLAESYGYTLTGTQRFYEAVSRYYKHRSNVDLDPASEIIQTIGSQEGLVHLPIAFCDPGDIVLSTNPAYVAYDAGIHLAGATPYYMPQTADNDYLPDLDAVPEEIAQKAKLLILNLPGNPVPAMPSIAYFEKVIAFAKKYNIIVLHDAAYSEFYFTGDGPISFLAASGAKEVGMEINSLSKSFSLAGTRIAYIAGNAEMIEIIKQLKSNLDFGIFEPIQDAAVVALDNAEEITASLRETFSERHKTLMNGLRALGWDAAPSDGGMFVWAKYPYDMDCTELAFKLIEQAGIVTVPGTVFGSAGQGYLRLALVQPKELLQEAVDRLAQVQVTSQK, encoded by the coding sequence TTGAAAATCGTACCATCTAAAAAAATGTCTTTATTTACACCAGCAATTTTCGGAGATTTAAAAAAGCATGCCAAACAACAGGAAGCTAAAGGCATGACAATGATTGACTTAAGTTTAGGTAGCCCTGACCTTCCCCCACATGCTAAAATCCGTGAGCATTTATCCTATAGAGCGGGTCTAGCAGAATCTTACGGGTATACATTAACAGGCACTCAACGTTTTTATGAAGCCGTTAGCCGCTATTATAAACATCGTAGCAATGTAGATTTAGATCCCGCTTCTGAAATCATTCAAACAATTGGCTCTCAAGAGGGCTTAGTGCATTTACCAATCGCCTTCTGTGATCCAGGTGACATCGTATTATCCACAAATCCAGCTTACGTTGCCTATGATGCAGGGATTCATTTAGCAGGTGCAACACCATACTATATGCCACAAACAGCTGACAACGATTATTTACCAGATTTAGATGCTGTACCTGAAGAAATTGCGCAAAAAGCAAAACTACTCATTTTAAACTTACCAGGTAACCCAGTGCCGGCAATGCCTTCAATCGCATACTTTGAAAAGGTCATTGCCTTTGCTAAAAAGTACAATATTATCGTGTTACATGATGCGGCTTACTCTGAATTTTACTTTACAGGAGATGGGCCAATTAGCTTCCTAGCCGCTTCTGGTGCAAAAGAAGTTGGGATGGAAATTAACTCTTTATCAAAAAGCTTTAGCCTAGCAGGTACACGTATCGCTTATATCGCCGGCAACGCGGAAATGATTGAAATAATAAAGCAATTAAAATCAAATTTAGACTTTGGTATTTTCGAGCCGATTCAAGATGCTGCGGTCGTAGCGCTTGATAATGCGGAGGAAATTACAGCAAGCTTACGTGAAACATTCTCAGAACGTCATAAAACATTAATGAACGGCTTACGTGCTTTAGGATGGGATGCAGCGCCTTCTGACGGTGGCATGTTCGTATGGGCTAAATATCCGTACGATATGGACTGCACTGAGCTAGCCTTTAAACTAATTGAACAAGCTGGTATCGTTACAGTCCCTGGTACAGTATTTGGTTCAGCTGGACAAGGCTATTTACGTCTAGCGTTAGTACAACCGAAAGAATTGCTACAAGAAGCTGTTGATCGTTTAGCACAAGTGCAAGTAACATCACAAAAATAA
- a CDS encoding enoyl-CoA hydratase/isomerase family protein: MQVKTTRLEAEDAKIIYQETAGLAIITIHRPQAKNALTANMWDQLAKIALKVLDNPKNKVLILRGSGENFTAGSDIKEFNAISLEKAEEAFVHMEKTISTIERLPIPTIGVINGPAMGAGLELALACDIRIGSEKAKLGIPVGKLGITLNNKFAQRLVQLVGPSTTKDLVFTGRMFKAEEAFKLGMLNYLVAEKDLNKYMIRMGKLVAGMSPESLLAVKQSVQECVDSVPTLWEGSTPFVGKDFAEGCRAFVEKRQPHFTRQSK, translated from the coding sequence ATGCAAGTAAAAACAACTCGACTTGAGGCAGAGGATGCAAAAATTATTTATCAAGAAACAGCTGGTCTAGCGATTATTACGATTCATCGCCCACAGGCTAAAAACGCACTAACAGCAAATATGTGGGATCAATTAGCCAAAATTGCCCTGAAAGTATTAGATAATCCCAAAAATAAAGTATTGATTTTACGCGGCTCTGGCGAAAACTTTACTGCTGGCTCTGATATTAAAGAATTTAACGCCATTTCCCTTGAGAAAGCCGAAGAAGCCTTTGTACATATGGAAAAAACGATCTCCACTATTGAGCGTTTACCAATTCCAACAATCGGCGTCATCAATGGCCCAGCGATGGGTGCTGGCTTAGAGCTTGCATTAGCCTGTGATATTCGCATTGGCTCCGAGAAAGCAAAGCTCGGGATTCCTGTCGGTAAATTAGGGATCACCTTAAATAACAAATTTGCTCAGCGTTTAGTTCAACTTGTAGGCCCTTCTACAACGAAGGATTTAGTATTTACAGGTCGTATGTTTAAAGCTGAAGAAGCCTTTAAGCTTGGCATGCTTAACTATTTAGTAGCTGAAAAGGATTTAAATAAATACATGATTCGTATGGGTAAGCTTGTTGCTGGAATGTCGCCTGAATCTTTACTAGCCGTGAAGCAATCTGTTCAAGAATGTGTGGACAGTGTGCCAACATTATGGGAAGGTTCAACACCATTTGTAGGAAAGGATTTTGCAGAAGGCTGCCGTGCCTTTGTAGAAAAGCGTCAGCCGCACTTTACGCGTCAGTCAAAATAA
- a CDS encoding tyrosine-type recombinase/integrase: protein MVTLEKAWNSYLLLLNSLKKSAATKKQYNIDGQQFLAFAHEKNYSYVDHHLKELLFTYSNHLKETYTNVNTFNHKIATLRGFVDFVFLREWVEHFDYESILQPKKRQKEALKVLTKKQLMQIATVWPTYFQYAKTTEHAWLARRNGCIVQMLMETGCKPAELVRMKWSHMTIDSSLIYISNHNGRREIKLSPILMDMLTHYKEATEELHEQKVGEWIWVSEASQSKSITTKTIERIFQTMSKDIGTNVRATDLRYTVMQKAFQSEKTIENIQEKMGYVRKWVLTERHGRFE from the coding sequence ATGGTCACACTGGAGAAGGCATGGAACAGCTATTTATTACTTTTAAACTCTTTAAAGAAAAGTGCAGCTACCAAAAAGCAATACAATATCGATGGACAGCAATTTTTAGCGTTTGCTCATGAGAAAAACTACTCGTATGTGGATCATCATTTAAAGGAATTGTTATTTACGTATAGCAATCATTTGAAGGAAACGTACACAAATGTCAACACATTTAATCATAAAATTGCTACATTACGAGGCTTTGTAGACTTTGTCTTTTTAAGAGAATGGGTTGAGCATTTTGATTACGAGAGCATTTTACAGCCAAAAAAGAGGCAAAAAGAGGCGTTAAAAGTACTGACAAAGAAGCAATTGATGCAAATTGCAACTGTCTGGCCAACCTATTTTCAATACGCTAAAACAACGGAGCATGCGTGGCTAGCAAGACGTAATGGCTGCATTGTCCAAATGCTGATGGAAACAGGATGTAAGCCAGCAGAGCTTGTACGTATGAAGTGGTCTCATATGACCATCGACTCTTCCTTAATTTATATTTCAAACCACAACGGACGTAGAGAAATAAAGCTTTCTCCGATCTTAATGGACATGCTAACACATTATAAAGAGGCAACAGAGGAATTACATGAACAAAAGGTGGGAGAATGGATTTGGGTTAGCGAGGCTAGTCAATCAAAATCCATCACGACGAAAACAATTGAGCGAATTTTCCAAACGATGTCTAAGGATATCGGAACGAATGTTAGAGCAACAGATTTGCGCTACACTGTCATGCAAAAGGCTTTTCAAAGTGAAAAAACAATCGAAAATATTCAGGAAAAAATGGGGTATGTACGAAAATGGGTGCTTACTGAAAGACATGGACGTTTTGAATAA
- a CDS encoding ankyrin repeat domain-containing protein, producing MKNLEDLINAIINESILREKTYTYLILGTKNSFTSGYFTIDNNEASYDGDITIALFNKYVSEIETFMQGQGVLCIKVDAGILAEHCLVKDMNPELFDMDVFELLNYQRYGLEPMERERKDVLQKSLRAEKIKITLVFACYMNDMDRIRELVFRAKKSDLDKILEYRGTPLQFCSMHNNVEAFRLLAERGANIGKRALTQTPLEIAFKYSSDIVNYIHSEYPDIYEKEVIKKGFNIALHCQDVVLLEDILKLGCDMDQERKPFPPLHNFADTNNVIGIKFLLDRGANIECRNQYKQTALHRAIKARNTAAVQMLLKYGADIYAKDNEGKTALDLAETCENEDILHFIEK from the coding sequence ATGAAAAACCTTGAAGATTTAATAAATGCAATTATTAATGAGTCAATACTAAGGGAAAAAACGTATACATATTTAATTTTAGGGACTAAGAATTCATTTACGAGCGGATATTTTACTATTGATAATAATGAAGCATCATATGATGGTGACATTACGATTGCACTTTTTAATAAGTATGTCAGCGAGATTGAGACTTTTATGCAGGGGCAGGGCGTTCTTTGTATCAAAGTAGATGCGGGTATATTGGCTGAGCATTGCTTGGTAAAAGATATGAACCCTGAACTATTTGATATGGATGTTTTTGAGTTACTTAATTATCAAAGGTACGGTTTGGAACCTATGGAGAGGGAAAGAAAAGATGTTTTGCAGAAATCGTTACGGGCAGAAAAAATTAAAATTACATTAGTCTTTGCATGTTATATGAATGATATGGACCGAATTAGAGAGTTAGTTTTCCGTGCAAAAAAGTCTGATTTGGATAAGATCTTGGAATATCGGGGCACTCCATTACAGTTTTGCAGTATGCACAATAATGTTGAGGCATTTCGATTATTAGCCGAAAGAGGCGCAAACATAGGTAAACGAGCTCTCACACAAACACCTCTTGAAATTGCTTTTAAATATTCAAGCGATATTGTTAATTATATTCATTCGGAATATCCAGATATTTATGAGAAGGAGGTAATAAAGAAAGGTTTTAATATCGCTCTTCATTGTCAAGATGTAGTTCTACTAGAAGACATTTTAAAATTAGGCTGCGACATGGACCAGGAAAGAAAGCCATTCCCTCCACTTCACAACTTTGCGGATACTAATAACGTTATCGGAATTAAATTCCTTCTGGATCGTGGAGCTAATATTGAATGCAGGAATCAGTATAAACAAACAGCGCTGCACAGGGCAATTAAGGCTAGAAATACTGCTGCTGTTCAAATGCTATTAAAATACGGCGCGGACATTTATGCTAAAGATAACGAAGGAAAAACAGCTTTGGATTTAGCGGAAACTTGTGAAAATGAAGATATTTTACATTTTATAGAAAAATAG